One genomic window of Herpetosiphonaceae bacterium includes the following:
- a CDS encoding DUF444 family protein, whose protein sequence is MANRVERDLNRFRQIVRGKIKKDLRKYMSQGEMIGRQGRRYVSIPLPQIDIPQFRFGQKQQGGVGQGEGDVGDPIARGDGQDGAGDAGEDPGQHTIEVDVTLEELAQILGEELQLPNIAPKGKKNIIAEKDRYTGIAKVGPDSLRHFKRSYREALKRQIATGEYNPDDPVVVPIKDDMRYRSWKTTMLPESNAVIIYAMDVSGSMGTEQKELVRITAFWIETWLRSQYKSIDIRYIVHDAAAKEVDQQTFYHLREGGGTKISSAYKLALRMIEERYPPDDWNIYCFHFSDGDNWGGGDTRECVEVLRNHLLPKINLFCYGQVRSLYGSGRFAHDLEEYLGGVENLVISEIADRDDIYDSIKDFLGKGK, encoded by the coding sequence ATGGCTAATCGTGTTGAGCGTGATCTCAACCGCTTCCGCCAGATTGTGCGGGGCAAAATCAAAAAAGACCTGCGGAAGTATATGTCGCAGGGCGAGATGATCGGGCGTCAGGGGCGGCGCTACGTGTCGATCCCGCTGCCGCAGATCGATATTCCTCAGTTTCGCTTCGGCCAGAAACAGCAGGGCGGCGTCGGGCAGGGCGAGGGCGATGTCGGCGATCCGATCGCGCGGGGCGATGGGCAGGACGGCGCCGGCGATGCGGGCGAAGATCCGGGGCAGCACACCATCGAGGTGGATGTGACGCTCGAAGAGCTGGCGCAGATCCTCGGCGAGGAGCTGCAACTGCCGAATATCGCGCCCAAGGGCAAGAAAAACATCATCGCCGAGAAAGACCGCTACACCGGCATCGCCAAGGTCGGGCCGGACTCGCTGCGGCATTTCAAGCGCTCGTATCGCGAGGCTCTCAAGCGCCAGATCGCCACGGGCGAGTACAATCCTGATGATCCGGTGGTGGTGCCGATCAAGGACGATATGCGCTATCGCTCGTGGAAGACGACGATGCTGCCCGAATCGAACGCGGTGATCATCTACGCGATGGACGTGTCGGGCTCGATGGGCACCGAGCAGAAGGAGCTGGTGCGGATCACGGCCTTCTGGATCGAAACCTGGCTGCGCTCGCAGTACAAGTCGATCGATATTCGCTACATCGTCCACGACGCGGCGGCGAAAGAGGTCGATCAGCAGACGTTCTACCATCTGCGCGAGGGCGGCGGCACCAAGATCAGCTCGGCCTACAAGCTGGCGCTGCGGATGATCGAGGAGCGCTACCCGCCGGACGACTGGAATATCTACTGCTTCCACTTCTCGGACGGCGATAACTGGGGTGGCGGCGATACCCGCGAGTGCGTGGAAGTGCTGCGCAATCACCTGCTGCCCAAAATTAACCTGTTCTGCTACGGCCAGGTTCGCTCGCTCTATGGGTCGGGCCGCTTCGCGCACGATCTTGAGGAGTACCTGGGCGGCGTGGAAAATCTGGTCATC